AGTCGCTGTTTTGCTCCTGGCTGGCCGCCCAGATCACCCTCGGCACCCTCGACGGAGTCGACTACGGAACCCCGAAGGGCGTGGTCTATGCCGCCACCGAGGACTCCTGGGAAGCCACCATCGCACCGCGGCTGCACGCCGCCGGAGCCGACCTCGACCGGGTATACCGAGTCGAGGTCACCACCGCTGGCGGCACCACCCTTCCGTTGACCCTGCCGCGCGACTGCGACGAGCTGGCCGCCGAAATCACCGCCGCCGACGTGGGCCTACTCGTGCTCGACCCGCTGATCTCAGCCGTGGACAGCCGAGTCAACGTCAACCAGGAAGAACTCCGCACCGCCCTTGAACCACTCGCCCGGTTGGCCGACGAGACCGGGTGTGCGGTGTTCGGATTGGCCCATTTCAACAAGGCCAGCGGCACCGACGTCCTGTCCCGCGTGACCGGCTCGCGGGCATTCTCCGCCGTGGCCCGGGCAGCCGTGGCCTTTGCCCGCGACCCGGAGGCCGACGACGGGTCCTGTGTGCTCTCACAGGTCAAAAACAACCTCGGCAGCCTCGACCTACCGTCCCTGCGGTATCTGGTCGAGCCGGTCACCCTGCCCACCACCGACGGCCCCGGCCAGTGGGGACGGCTGCGCTTCCTCGGCGAGACCACCGCCCACGTGGAAACGATCCTGTCCGACACCGGCCAGAACGACGACGAAGCCGACGAACGCCACGAACTCGACACCTGGCTCCGCAACTACCTCGCCGATCAGGGCGGCTCCGCCCCGGTCAAGACCATCTTCGGGCAGGGCCACGAGGGCGGTTACAGCAAAGACCAGCTCAAGCGAGCCAAGAAACGCCTCCGCCTCGGTGCCGATAAGGACGGAATGCGCGGCGGCTGGACCTGGTATCTGCCCGAAGAGTGCGAAGGGAGCAGGACCCCGAAATAGCCGCTCCCTTCGCCCCCTTCGCGCTCTTCGGCGCTCCCTTCGGGCACTGCGCCGCACCTTTCGGAGTCGCCTCGCAGACGAGCAAGTTCGTTTTCTTCGTTTCCTTCGTACTTCGTCGCCGCAAGCCAGGAGGCACCACCATGACCACCCACCGCTTGACCGACGAACAACCCCGCTCCCTGCTGACCGTCGAACAAGCCGCACACCGCCTGTCCATCGGGCGGACCACCATGTTCCAGCTCATCAAAACCGGCGCCGTCGACTCCGTACAGATCGGCCGCGCCCGTCGTGTCCCAATCGAAGCGCTCGACGCCTACGTCCAGCTCCTGAGCACTCAACAGCACGCAGCGTAGCGAAAAGTCGGAGTCGACCAGCCCAGCACGGTCGCTAGGTCTAGCGCCCACACCCGCTAGACCTAGCGACCCCGCTAGCAACATCGCACCCACCTACACCAGCGAACTAGCGGCTAGCGAGGCAGCTCACCACATCCAGAACAAGAACCGAAAAAGGCCAGTTCAGACCCCCGGCACACCCGCTAGGAGCTTCCCCTCGCACGCCCACATCCAGACACAGAAAGTAACTAAGGGAGGAACCGCACGATGGCCCGCAAGCGCCGCGACGAAGGCCGCGCTCCCAACGGAGCAGGCAGCATCTACTACAGCGAAGCTGACGGCAAATGGCACGGCCGCATCACCGTCGGAGTCCGTGACGACGGCAGGCCCGACCGCCGGCACGTCAAGCGCAAGACCGAAGGAGAGGTAGTCGACGCACTCCAGGAGCTGGAACAGCAGCGGCGAGCCGGGACGGTGCGCAAGCCCGGTAAGCCGTGGACGGTCGAGGCGTGGCTGAAGCACTGGGTCGAGAACATCGCGGCTCCCTCCATTCGGTACAAGGCTCTGGAGGGCTACCGCACGGCCGTTTACCGGCACCTGATCCCCGGCATCGGTGCTCACCGACTCGACAAGATCCGGCCGGAGCACTTCGAGAAGCTGTACACGAAGCTCACCAAGTCCGGTCTGAAACCTGCCACCGCTCACCAGGTGCACCGCACGGCCCGCACCGCGCTCGGTGAGGCCGAGAAGCGCGGCCACCTCGGACGCAACCCCGTGTCTCTGGCCAAGCCTCCCCGCATCGAGGAGGAAGAGATCGAGCCTATCGACTCCGATGACGTGAAGCGCATCCTCCGGGCCGCACTGCACCGCCGTAACGGTGTCCGGTTCGTGATCGCGCTCGCGCTCGGTTGTCGGCAAGGTGAAGCGCTCGGGCTGAAGTGGGACAACCTCAACGAGCAGAACCGCACCTTGCGTATCCGCAAGGCACTACAGCGGCAGAAGTGGCAACACGGCTGCACCGACCCGCACACCTGCGGCGCGAAGTACCACAAGACCGAGCCATGCAAGGACGGTTGTAAGCAGCACACCCGGCCGTGTCCGCCACCGTGCCCACCGGACTGCACCGAGCACGCCCGGAACTGTCCACAGCGGCACGGCGGGGGCCTGGTCGAGGTCGACGTGAAGTCACGGGCGGGCCGCCGCCTGATCGGGCTGCCCGATCAGCTCTTCGAGCTGCTACAGCGTCACCGCGACCAGCAGGAAGCCGAACGCCAGCACGCCGGGAGTGAGTGGCACGACAGCGGACGGATCTTCACCCAGCCCAACGGGAAGGCACTCGATCCCCGCCGGGACTACGCGGAATGGCACGCGCTCTTGGCTGAGGCCGGAGTGGCGGAGGCTCGGCTCCACGATGCCCGGCACACCGCCGCGACGGTGCTGCTCATCCTCGGCGTGCCTGACCGCACGGTCATGGAAGTCATGGGGTGGTCAAGCGTGACCATGAAACACCGCTACATGCACGTCACCGAGACCGTCCGGCGCGACGTGGCCGAGCGCCTGAATTCCTACTTCTGGGAGGGCAACTGAGACCCGAACTGAGCCCCCGGTAAAGCGAGAACGCCGCTCCAAAGTGCTCGGAGCGGCGTTCTCGCTGGTCAACCCTGGAGCCGCTGAGGGGACTCGAACCCCTGACCTTCCGCTTACAAGTTCCCGGGTAGTCAGTTCACCGTGGGCCGTTCAGGTCCGTTCGTGCTGGTCATCGGTATGGCTGGAACATTGGTGAACGGGTCCGTACTGGAGTGGACTGAGACCCGAACTGAGACCCCGAGGAGACAGGGAACCGGTACGGGAATCACACGTCGGTAAGGGAATTTTCCCTGTCCGGTTCCCTGGGCCGACTCCCTCGGGATGAGCTGCGGCAACACCCCGGACAGGGAACGAGGGAAGGCAGGGAACCACCCCGGTGCGGGGCCTGCCAGCCAGGGGCGCACATCCCGACGAGGCACTCCCTCCCTCACAGCGCGCAGCAAGTGAAGTTCCCGAAGGGAGCGCCGAAGGGAGCGAAGAGTGCGAAGGGAGCGGCTTACACAGGGGCCTACCCCCTTCGCACCCTTCGATGAAACGTGCACTCGATACCTTCGCTCACTCCATCGTTGGCTCGCCGTGTTCGAGGTAGACCATGCATCCCTTCTCATGGGCAGCGTGAGCCTGCTTCAAGCGGCGAGCCAAGCGAGGGATCAGATAGTCGTCAAGTTCGTGGACAGGTACCCAATCCCACGAGTCCAGCTCGTTCGAGTCGAGCTGAATACGGTGTTCGTCGTCCGCGAGATCGCCGCAGTCGAACACCCACAGCAGCTTGTCGCCGTCGTGCTCGGTCGGTGCCCAGTCGACGGCCAGGACTCGGCGCGGTTGGCGCTGGAGTCCGATTTCTTCGGCCAGCTCTCGGCTACA
This window of the Haloactinomyces albus genome carries:
- a CDS encoding ATP-binding protein; amino-acid sequence: MHLTRASQIPIRPTYWTWEGRIPRGAITLGPGREGIGKSLFCSWLAAQITLGTLDGVDYGTPKGVVYAATEDSWEATIAPRLHAAGADLDRVYRVEVTTAGGTTLPLTLPRDCDELAAEITAADVGLLVLDPLISAVDSRVNVNQEELRTALEPLARLADETGCAVFGLAHFNKASGTDVLSRVTGSRAFSAVARAAVAFARDPEADDGSCVLSQVKNNLGSLDLPSLRYLVEPVTLPTTDGPGQWGRLRFLGETTAHVETILSDTGQNDDEADERHELDTWLRNYLADQGGSAPVKTIFGQGHEGGYSKDQLKRAKKRLRLGADKDGMRGGWTWYLPEECEGSRTPK
- a CDS encoding helix-turn-helix domain-containing protein, which gives rise to MRREQDPEIAAPFAPFALFGAPFGHCAAPFGVASQTSKFVFFVSFVLRRRKPGGTTMTTHRLTDEQPRSLLTVEQAAHRLSIGRTTMFQLIKTGAVDSVQIGRARRVPIEALDAYVQLLSTQQHAA
- a CDS encoding tyrosine-type recombinase/integrase, producing the protein MARKRRDEGRAPNGAGSIYYSEADGKWHGRITVGVRDDGRPDRRHVKRKTEGEVVDALQELEQQRRAGTVRKPGKPWTVEAWLKHWVENIAAPSIRYKALEGYRTAVYRHLIPGIGAHRLDKIRPEHFEKLYTKLTKSGLKPATAHQVHRTARTALGEAEKRGHLGRNPVSLAKPPRIEEEEIEPIDSDDVKRILRAALHRRNGVRFVIALALGCRQGEALGLKWDNLNEQNRTLRIRKALQRQKWQHGCTDPHTCGAKYHKTEPCKDGCKQHTRPCPPPCPPDCTEHARNCPQRHGGGLVEVDVKSRAGRRLIGLPDQLFELLQRHRDQQEAERQHAGSEWHDSGRIFTQPNGKALDPRRDYAEWHALLAEAGVAEARLHDARHTAATVLLILGVPDRTVMEVMGWSSVTMKHRYMHVTETVRRDVAERLNSYFWEGN
- a CDS encoding NUDIX hydrolase, encoding MESVTQRFATPRVAAGALFVSASGKVLLVRKTYGNRWDIPGGYVDGGESPAQACSRELAEEIGLQRQPRRVLAVDWAPTEHDGDKLLWVFDCGDLADDEHRIQLDSNELDSWDWVPVHELDDYLIPRLARRLKQAHAAHEKGCMVYLEHGEPTME